From Myxococcales bacterium, a single genomic window includes:
- a CDS encoding glycosyltransferase family 2 protein, with translation MTSATPLTPAIAVVIPCFRVTQTILDVVAGVGPECQAIYVVDDACPDHTADLVEAECRDSRVKVIRLKENQGVGGATLAGYREAIEGGAEILVKLDGDGQMDPALIPRLVAMILQGQADYVKGNRFFEFDGLQAMPTVRLIGNSLLSFVNKISTGYWNVFDPNNGFTALHAGVARQLPFHKLSRRYFFESDMLFRLGTLRAVVTDVPMPVRYAGERSNLRVRSVIFEFAAKHVANTFKRIFYSYYLRDFSIASIEIIIGIASLTWGTWFGMTRWLTGISQNVPATSGTVMVAALPVLLGVQLILAFLNFDIQNVPRDVLHKRLLPPHPNK, from the coding sequence ATGACTTCCGCGACTCCACTCACTCCTGCGATCGCCGTCGTGATCCCCTGTTTTCGCGTGACCCAAACCATCCTCGACGTCGTGGCGGGCGTGGGTCCCGAGTGCCAGGCAATCTATGTGGTCGACGACGCGTGCCCCGATCACACGGCAGATCTGGTGGAAGCGGAGTGCCGCGATTCTCGGGTGAAGGTCATCCGCCTGAAGGAGAATCAAGGGGTCGGCGGTGCGACCCTTGCGGGATATCGCGAAGCCATCGAAGGCGGCGCGGAAATCCTGGTCAAGCTCGACGGGGACGGCCAGATGGATCCGGCCCTGATTCCCCGACTGGTTGCCATGATCCTGCAGGGACAAGCCGACTACGTAAAGGGGAATCGCTTCTTCGAGTTCGACGGACTGCAAGCGATGCCTACCGTGCGCTTGATCGGCAATTCCCTGCTCTCATTCGTGAACAAGATATCGACCGGTTACTGGAACGTCTTCGATCCAAATAATGGTTTCACCGCGCTGCACGCAGGCGTTGCCCGGCAGCTCCCGTTTCACAAACTCAGCCGACGATACTTTTTTGAATCGGACATGCTGTTCAGGTTGGGCACGTTGCGCGCGGTCGTGACCGACGTGCCCATGCCGGTGCGTTATGCCGGCGAGCGCAGCAACCTGAGGGTTCGCTCGGTCATCTTCGAGTTTGCCGCAAAGCACGTCGCCAATACCTTCAAGCGCATCTTCTACAGCTACTACTTGCGCGACTTCAGCATCGCTTCGATCGAGATCATCATCGGCATTGCGTCACTCACCTGGGGCACGTGGTTCGGAATGACACGCTGGCTCACCGGCATTTCGCAGAACGTGCCCGCGACCAGCGGAACCGTGATGGTCGCCGCCCTGCCGGTCCTGCTCGGTGTACAGTTGATTCTGGCGTTCTTGAATTTTGACATTCAAAACGTTCCCCGGGATGTCCTCCACAAACGCCTGCTGCCGCCCCATCCCAACAAGTGA
- a CDS encoding glycosyltransferase family 39 protein, protein MISQKALIVPLAWMVMALATLSLALPRIDDLGLYYDEAFLAQQARGFVEPDRAGVHPASVRTEWIAGRPFPIRNAAYLGSLKSQLLIPSLAVFGASPFVLRVSTLVTGLLGLLFCMLWARRFLGDHAAVISGLLIASDPSFYLFSQFEWGPFTSMLLCRGAGLYFLSLAFAPDKRHSGWFALVLGAACMGLGIYSRVDFVVILAALSIGMLAFRRDVAIAAWRDHRAKIAAGSAVFLLTASPAIAVVSEILLAGSAIADRGDIGYRIDVLASVLDGSHFFRLISAGGLFDDLFVVDAPATGFIFVLCISAVVIAFPKLRGPSLRSGSAGFLVLTTILLAAFMLLIPGAVRAHHMLNTLPFPHLIVASAGVGLWQRSWATQRTRLFARSCIAISLVACLYSNADTISKTRQLIRDTGGTGRFSIALQDFAREVDNSSDAENSRFVSLDWGFHEPLLFTTQHVKLSEPIWALTKPAIVRSPYIANGDRHTIYLIHEAPYDLFGLGAPFLEALHASDPEHYTIRDHLDGSGNLAFKSVRFERPHQLHFNGKFRFQLREAELP, encoded by the coding sequence ATGATTTCCCAGAAAGCGCTCATCGTCCCGCTCGCCTGGATGGTCATGGCACTGGCAACGCTGTCGCTCGCGCTGCCGCGAATCGATGACCTCGGCCTGTACTACGACGAAGCATTCCTCGCCCAACAAGCACGGGGTTTCGTCGAGCCGGATCGCGCAGGGGTACATCCGGCCAGCGTGCGGACCGAGTGGATCGCCGGCAGGCCGTTTCCCATCCGGAATGCTGCGTATCTCGGATCCCTCAAGAGTCAGCTACTGATCCCGAGCCTGGCCGTCTTTGGCGCGAGTCCCTTCGTGTTGCGAGTATCGACCCTCGTGACCGGATTGCTCGGACTGTTGTTTTGCATGCTATGGGCCAGACGATTTCTTGGGGACCATGCGGCAGTGATCTCGGGATTGTTGATCGCGAGCGATCCATCCTTTTACTTGTTTTCTCAATTCGAGTGGGGCCCGTTTACCAGCATGCTCCTGTGTCGTGGTGCAGGGCTCTACTTTCTCAGCCTGGCTTTCGCGCCGGACAAGCGGCATTCGGGTTGGTTCGCTTTGGTACTGGGTGCCGCTTGCATGGGACTGGGGATCTACAGCCGAGTCGACTTCGTGGTAATTCTGGCGGCTCTGTCCATCGGGATGCTTGCGTTTCGCCGAGACGTAGCCATCGCGGCCTGGCGCGATCATCGCGCAAAGATTGCCGCCGGAAGTGCCGTATTTCTATTGACCGCGAGCCCCGCCATCGCGGTCGTGAGCGAGATCTTGCTCGCCGGCTCGGCGATCGCGGACCGCGGCGACATCGGCTATCGGATCGACGTACTCGCCAGCGTGCTCGACGGCTCGCACTTCTTTCGATTGATCAGTGCGGGGGGGTTGTTCGACGATCTCTTCGTCGTGGATGCGCCCGCCACTGGGTTCATTTTCGTTTTGTGCATCAGCGCAGTCGTCATCGCGTTTCCGAAATTGCGCGGACCGAGCCTGCGATCGGGTTCTGCGGGGTTCCTGGTCCTGACCACCATTCTCCTCGCCGCATTCATGCTGCTGATCCCCGGCGCCGTTCGCGCTCATCACATGCTCAATACCTTGCCGTTCCCTCACCTCATTGTCGCATCCGCAGGGGTCGGGTTGTGGCAGCGAAGCTGGGCAACACAGAGAACTCGCCTGTTCGCGCGCAGCTGCATTGCGATCTCGCTGGTGGCTTGCCTTTACAGCAACGCCGACACGATTTCAAAGACACGACAACTCATACGCGATACCGGGGGTACGGGACGCTTCAGTATCGCCTTGCAGGACTTCGCCAGGGAAGTTGACAATTCATCGGATGCAGAGAACAGCAGGTTCGTGAGCCTGGATTGGGGCTTTCATGAACCACTGCTCTTCACAACGCAGCACGTGAAGTTGAGCGAACCGATCTGGGCCCTGACGAAACCCGCGATCGTTCGCTCTCCGTACATCGCGAACGGCGATCGCCACACCATCTACTTGATTCACGAAGCGCCCTATGACTTGTTTGGACTGGGGGCTCCGTTTCTCGAGGCTCTTCACGCGAGCGATCCCGAGCACTATACGATCCGAGATCATCTAGACGGATCGGGCAATTTGGCGTTCAAGAGTGTTCGCTTCGAACGACCTCACCAGCTGCACTTCAACGGGAAGTTCCGTTTCCAATTGCGCGAAGCAGAACTTCCGTAA
- a CDS encoding DegT/DnrJ/EryC1/StrS family aminotransferase — translation MSGGVMDIPLVDLAIQHREIEEDIKRGFEEVFKQAAFVLGPALDDFERAYAKFSGVRHCIGVGSGTDAIEMILRAQQIGVGDEVIVPANTFIATALAVTRVGAVPVFVDCDPDHYLIDAAKTRTCIGKRTRGIMAVDLYGQVAPFEQLEDFARGRDIAVIEDAAQSHGARRNGCLAGGFGVAAATSFYPGKNLGAYGDGGAVLTNDDDFAQRVRELRNWGETEKHQHPRIGFNSRLDTLQAVVLRAKLDRLPRWNEERCAAAARYDELLAESDELVLPKIKEGNESVWHLYVVRVTERDRVLAQLNDAGIGAAIHYPTPCHLQGTYASLGHSPGSFPVAEKAAGEILSLPIFPGITEEQQQRVTEVLLRAIGNGTSR, via the coding sequence ATGAGTGGAGGCGTGATGGACATCCCTCTGGTCGATCTGGCGATTCAACATCGCGAGATCGAAGAGGATATCAAGCGCGGTTTCGAAGAAGTGTTCAAGCAGGCTGCCTTCGTCCTGGGCCCCGCGTTGGACGACTTTGAACGAGCGTACGCGAAGTTCTCAGGTGTCAGACACTGCATCGGAGTCGGCAGTGGCACCGACGCGATCGAAATGATCCTGCGCGCCCAGCAGATCGGGGTTGGCGACGAGGTGATCGTGCCCGCGAACACCTTCATCGCAACCGCGCTCGCGGTGACTCGAGTGGGCGCGGTTCCTGTGTTTGTCGACTGCGACCCGGACCACTACTTGATCGACGCCGCAAAGACCCGGACGTGCATTGGAAAGCGAACTCGCGGAATCATGGCGGTCGATCTCTACGGTCAGGTTGCCCCGTTCGAGCAGCTGGAAGATTTTGCCCGGGGTCGCGATATCGCGGTGATAGAGGATGCCGCCCAATCCCACGGCGCGCGGCGCAATGGTTGTCTCGCGGGGGGGTTCGGGGTGGCGGCCGCGACGAGTTTCTATCCGGGAAAGAACCTCGGTGCCTACGGAGATGGGGGTGCGGTTCTGACCAACGATGACGACTTCGCCCAAAGGGTGCGGGAGCTGCGGAACTGGGGTGAAACGGAAAAGCACCAACATCCCCGAATCGGTTTCAACTCCCGACTGGACACGCTTCAAGCGGTGGTGCTGCGCGCCAAGCTCGACAGGTTGCCGCGCTGGAACGAGGAACGGTGCGCTGCCGCCGCACGCTACGACGAACTACTGGCGGAGTCTGATGAGCTGGTTCTACCCAAGATCAAAGAAGGCAACGAATCCGTCTGGCATCTTTACGTGGTGCGAGTAACCGAACGCGATCGAGTTCTTGCACAACTCAACGATGCGGGAATTGGTGCGGCAATCCACTACCCCACGCCCTGCCATCTCCAGGGAACCTATGCGTCGTTGGGGCACTCGCCGGGGAGTTTTCCGGTTGCGGAGAAGGCCGCCGGTGAGATTCTCTCTTTGCCCATCTTTCCGGGCATCACCGAAGAACAGCAGCAGCGGGTTACGGAAGTTCTGCTTCGCGCAATTGGAAACGGAACTTCCCGTTGA
- a CDS encoding class I SAM-dependent methyltransferase — translation MSEQSKVQDREDPKTLDAVPQPMCGLCGCAGELCYPDLQDRHFNAPGTWTHLLCPRCHLIWLSPQPSPAGLACLYSDYYTHSSPEDEPLLVRAVTRGIPAAIQNYGDIVSDPRERNLGRLFSLVGPLAELGRRGTMGLSGASRGTLLDFGCGDGEFLRHMRSLGWRVTGFEHDPRAAQVARETLGDDCVYTELENAKAAAPDGFDAITLSHVIEHLLDPIATLVECAACLRPGGKLVIATPNTASRGHRHFGRNWLHLDPPRHINLFNAGTLTEVTRRAGFRVVSVASPSSSAHFVWQASSKIAERGFLPGIRVEDLTAWGLFESGLFWMWEYILTRFGALCGEELLLTAITPEERSS, via the coding sequence ATGTCAGAGCAATCGAAAGTACAGGATCGAGAGGACCCTAAAACTCTCGATGCGGTGCCCCAGCCCATGTGTGGGTTATGCGGTTGCGCGGGAGAGCTCTGCTATCCCGACCTGCAAGATCGCCATTTCAACGCCCCCGGCACCTGGACGCATTTGCTTTGTCCGCGCTGCCATTTGATCTGGCTGAGCCCACAGCCGAGTCCCGCCGGATTGGCTTGCCTTTATTCCGACTACTACACCCACTCGAGTCCCGAAGACGAACCACTCCTGGTTCGCGCAGTGACTCGGGGAATCCCGGCCGCGATTCAGAACTACGGCGACATCGTTTCAGATCCGCGAGAACGCAATTTGGGTCGATTGTTTTCCCTAGTGGGTCCGTTGGCGGAATTGGGTCGGCGCGGAACCATGGGGCTTTCTGGAGCTTCGCGCGGAACATTGCTCGATTTTGGATGTGGCGATGGCGAGTTCTTGCGTCACATGCGAAGTCTCGGCTGGCGGGTCACAGGCTTCGAACACGACCCACGCGCCGCACAAGTCGCGCGCGAAACACTGGGGGATGATTGCGTCTACACAGAACTCGAAAATGCGAAAGCCGCCGCACCAGACGGATTTGATGCCATCACGCTTTCCCATGTGATTGAACATCTGCTCGATCCGATTGCAACGCTCGTCGAATGCGCTGCCTGTCTGCGCCCCGGTGGAAAGCTGGTCATTGCGACACCCAACACCGCAAGTCGCGGTCACCGCCACTTTGGCCGCAACTGGCTCCACCTCGATCCACCGCGCCACATCAACCTCTTCAATGCGGGCACCCTCACAGAGGTAACCCGGCGCGCAGGGTTTCGCGTCGTTAGCGTTGCGTCTCCGAGTTCGTCGGCGCACTTCGTGTGGCAAGCGAGCTCGAAGATCGCAGAACGCGGATTCCTGCCGGGCATTCGCGTCGAAGATCTCACTGCCTGGGGGCTGTTTGAAAGCGGGCTGTTTTGGATGTGGGAGTACATACTCACGAGATTCGGCGCGCTATGTGGTGAAGAATTGCTGCTCACGGCGATCACGCCAGAAGAGAGATCCAGCTAG
- a CDS encoding Gfo/Idh/MocA family oxidoreductase: MINVAVVGSGHWGPNLIGNFHNHARSEVGWVIDQDEDRLAEVRLRFPEIRAELNLSKVLDDASVDAVVVATPTSTHHEIALAALRAGKHVLVEKPLANTVEKSIELDEVAREVGKILMVGHVFVYNAAAQLAKQYITNHELGRVYYISMVRTNMGPIRVDVNAAFDLAAHDISLANFWLDTDPLSVSATGGAWINSGIEDAVFATLRYPDDILVNLHASWLNPIKTRDIRVVGDKRMLTFDDVHQTEPLRIYDNQVDAEVAQVPFADSFSSFRMTVREGDVTVPRVPMVQPLKRECEHFLDCIEKSSEPISGGREGISVVKTLVAISKSMAERGREIAI, translated from the coding sequence ATGATCAATGTCGCGGTGGTGGGTTCGGGGCATTGGGGTCCCAATCTCATCGGAAATTTCCACAATCACGCGCGCAGCGAAGTTGGCTGGGTGATCGATCAGGACGAAGATCGACTCGCGGAGGTTCGCCTGCGCTTTCCCGAGATCCGGGCCGAACTGAACTTGTCGAAAGTACTCGACGATGCCTCGGTTGACGCCGTCGTCGTCGCAACTCCGACCTCGACTCATCACGAAATCGCGCTTGCTGCGCTACGTGCGGGCAAGCATGTGCTGGTCGAGAAGCCGCTAGCGAATACGGTCGAAAAATCGATCGAGTTGGACGAAGTCGCCCGGGAGGTCGGCAAGATCCTGATGGTCGGACACGTCTTCGTGTACAACGCTGCCGCCCAACTCGCCAAACAGTACATTACCAACCACGAACTCGGTCGCGTCTATTACATCTCGATGGTGCGCACCAACATGGGTCCGATACGAGTGGATGTCAACGCAGCTTTCGATTTGGCTGCCCACGATATTTCGCTGGCAAATTTTTGGTTGGACACCGACCCCCTGAGCGTCTCGGCCACTGGAGGTGCATGGATCAACAGCGGCATCGAAGACGCGGTGTTTGCGACCCTTCGCTACCCAGACGACATTCTCGTCAACCTCCACGCATCGTGGTTGAATCCGATCAAGACGCGAGACATTCGTGTTGTCGGAGACAAGCGGATGCTGACTTTCGACGATGTTCATCAAACCGAACCTCTGCGTATTTACGACAACCAAGTCGACGCCGAAGTTGCCCAGGTGCCATTCGCAGATTCGTTCTCGTCCTTTCGCATGACCGTGCGCGAAGGTGATGTCACGGTGCCGCGAGTGCCAATGGTCCAGCCGCTCAAGCGCGAGTGCGAGCACTTCCTCGACTGCATCGAAAAGTCTTCCGAGCCGATATCCGGCGGGCGAGAAGGAATATCTGTGGTGAAGACCCTCGTCGCGATTTCAAAATCCATGGCTGAAAGAGGCCGTGAAATCGCGATTTAG
- a CDS encoding glycosyltransferase family 2 protein translates to MTAEITFAIPFYRDTNLLRIAVDSVLAQRNSSWQLFVCDDSGLDLSLEKLLKAYGDPRIGYLENSGNLGMVETWNRCLDHSQSDLVTLLHADDALTPGYVDLMLSLANKHQDASAFFCQTEIVNYDGSKVFSMADAVKGFLIPGSSGDELVLHGEDAVASLMAGYFIMTPTLCYRKSRIADRRFDPAFKQVQDLVFVVGLLMDGHTLVGSPERGYAYRRHPGSATTRQSESMLRFDEEVLVFNRIADRARELGWVRAEKVSSRKRIIKLHLLYRTLRAILQLRPSTAIEALRYWSKIG, encoded by the coding sequence ATGACGGCCGAAATTACCTTCGCCATCCCGTTCTACCGTGACACGAACCTGCTGCGCATTGCGGTCGACAGTGTCCTGGCCCAGCGAAATTCTTCTTGGCAGTTGTTTGTATGCGACGACTCGGGACTCGATCTCTCGCTAGAGAAACTGCTGAAGGCGTACGGCGACCCTCGGATTGGCTACCTCGAGAACTCCGGAAACCTCGGCATGGTCGAGACTTGGAATCGATGTCTCGATCACAGCCAGAGTGATCTCGTGACCTTGCTCCACGCAGACGACGCGCTGACCCCGGGCTACGTCGACCTGATGCTCTCCCTCGCGAACAAACACCAGGATGCCAGCGCCTTCTTCTGTCAGACCGAGATCGTGAACTACGACGGATCGAAGGTTTTTTCCATGGCCGACGCGGTGAAGGGTTTCCTGATTCCAGGATCGTCGGGCGACGAACTGGTGCTGCACGGCGAGGATGCAGTTGCGAGCCTGATGGCGGGTTACTTCATCATGACCCCGACCCTGTGCTACCGGAAGTCGCGGATCGCAGACCGGCGCTTCGACCCGGCATTCAAACAAGTGCAGGACCTCGTCTTTGTCGTCGGTCTATTGATGGACGGACATACCCTGGTGGGTTCGCCCGAGCGAGGGTATGCGTATCGGCGTCACCCGGGCAGTGCAACGACCCGACAGTCCGAGAGCATGCTGCGGTTCGACGAAGAGGTGCTGGTATTCAATCGCATCGCCGACCGGGCGCGTGAACTGGGATGGGTGCGCGCCGAAAAGGTTTCGAGCCGCAAGCGCATCATCAAGCTTCATCTTTTATATCGAACCCTGCGCGCAATATTGCAGCTGCGACCGAGCACCGCGATCGAAGCCCTGCGCTACTGGTCTAAAATCGGCTGA
- a CDS encoding glycosyltransferase family 2 protein codes for MSRFPGRAYRKQARRVRGNGGGWANLVGRVPAETNIELSVVMPCLNEADTLEICITKVLRVFKDHDIAGEIIIADNGSRDGSQKIAERLGARIENVSEQGYGAALMGGISAARGRFVLMGDADDSYDFLEIPKFIEKLREGYDVVQGCRLPRGGGTVLPGAMPFLHRWLGNPMLSFMVRGMFRTPVTDIYCGMRGFRKDHYLRLDQRCTGMEFATEMIIKSALYNARITEVPITLHPDGRKAHGPHLRTFRDGWRTVRFFLMYSPRWLFLIPGMALLLFGIGGYGVALPSTTVFGISFGPHTLLVSSLAFLLGYQSILFAIFAKTFAISEGFMPRDPRMDRFFEVVNLEKGLVVGGTAFVVGLGLIGHTANAWREADFGPLDYEVTMRWVIPGVTLAALGLQTVLSGFFVSLLGMGRR; via the coding sequence ATGTCTCGATTTCCCGGTCGAGCATACAGAAAGCAGGCCCGAAGAGTGCGCGGAAACGGTGGCGGCTGGGCTAACCTCGTCGGACGCGTGCCAGCTGAAACCAACATCGAACTGTCGGTAGTCATGCCGTGCCTCAACGAGGCCGACACCCTGGAAATCTGCATCACCAAGGTGTTGCGAGTCTTCAAAGACCATGACATTGCCGGTGAAATCATCATCGCCGACAACGGCAGCCGCGACGGCTCCCAGAAAATCGCAGAACGGCTCGGCGCGCGAATCGAAAACGTGAGCGAGCAGGGATACGGTGCCGCGCTGATGGGCGGAATTTCCGCGGCCCGGGGTCGCTTCGTGCTGATGGGTGACGCGGACGATAGCTACGACTTTCTCGAGATCCCCAAGTTCATCGAAAAGCTGCGCGAGGGTTACGATGTCGTACAGGGCTGTCGCCTGCCACGGGGTGGCGGCACTGTGCTCCCCGGCGCCATGCCCTTTCTTCATCGGTGGTTGGGCAATCCAATGCTTTCTTTCATGGTGCGCGGAATGTTTCGTACGCCGGTCACCGACATCTATTGCGGCATGCGCGGCTTTCGCAAGGACCATTACCTGCGACTGGATCAACGCTGCACCGGGATGGAATTTGCAACGGAGATGATCATCAAGTCCGCCCTGTACAACGCCAGAATCACCGAAGTTCCAATCACACTCCATCCGGATGGACGCAAGGCGCACGGACCGCATCTGCGCACCTTCCGCGACGGTTGGCGCACGGTTCGTTTCTTCCTGATGTACAGCCCTCGGTGGTTGTTCTTGATTCCAGGTATGGCACTTCTGCTGTTCGGGATCGGGGGCTACGGGGTTGCGCTCCCCTCGACTACGGTCTTCGGCATAAGCTTTGGCCCCCACACCTTGTTGGTCTCGAGCCTCGCATTTCTGCTGGGTTATCAGTCGATTCTTTTCGCGATCTTCGCCAAGACATTCGCGATCAGCGAAGGATTCATGCCCAGGGACCCGCGCATGGACCGCTTTTTTGAAGTCGTGAATCTCGAAAAAGGGCTCGTGGTCGGCGGGACAGCTTTCGTCGTCGGCCTCGGATTGATCGGCCATACCGCCAACGCCTGGCGTGAGGCGGATTTTGGCCCCCTCGACTACGAGGTCACCATGCGCTGGGTGATCCCGGGCGTGACCCTTGCCGCCCTCGGCCTTCAGACCGTGCTCTCGGGTTTCTTCGTCAGTCTTCTCGGGATGGGCCGCAGGTGA
- a CDS encoding flippase-like domain-containing protein: MKDAGEAIGFFTPGALFRLVLRLAVAGTLLVLVFRMALPDREAGFLAAILAAWQTGPGEAACWLALAFSLLGVSFAIGTTRFSTLLAGAGFEVAWWVLLRAYLVAGFFNLVLPGAILGDAYRVWDVRRAAGEGSRALGIVAVERLLGFSALGCFGLVAVPFIPLPGEDRYLAAIAMAACALIALVTVFALHPTTNRLLRNLIRPIARISKRGASVIDNALGAVADLAESPRVLWRAFALSLLNQGLPVVAVYCLAIPLAGMDIDWYWFAIIVPFVTLASVIPISLGGTGVREYLYVALFGAVGMPSEAALALSLSLLATAIAWAMVGFAIFSIDRQRGDFHAPNPAS; the protein is encoded by the coding sequence GTGAAAGACGCGGGCGAAGCGATCGGGTTCTTTACTCCCGGCGCCCTGTTTCGCCTGGTCCTGCGCCTGGCCGTGGCCGGGACACTATTGGTCCTGGTCTTTCGCATGGCCCTGCCGGATCGCGAAGCCGGCTTTCTGGCGGCGATCCTGGCAGCCTGGCAAACGGGTCCCGGCGAGGCTGCGTGTTGGCTCGCCCTGGCGTTTTCGTTGCTCGGCGTGAGTTTTGCGATCGGTACGACGCGGTTTTCGACCTTGCTCGCGGGTGCCGGATTCGAAGTCGCTTGGTGGGTTTTGTTGCGCGCCTATCTCGTGGCTGGCTTCTTCAATCTGGTACTCCCCGGCGCCATCCTGGGCGACGCGTATCGCGTTTGGGACGTGAGGCGAGCAGCGGGCGAGGGTTCGCGAGCGCTGGGGATCGTCGCAGTGGAACGACTGCTCGGATTTTCGGCGCTCGGCTGTTTTGGACTGGTGGCGGTGCCGTTCATTCCGCTGCCCGGTGAAGACCGCTATCTCGCGGCCATCGCGATGGCGGCATGCGCGCTGATCGCTTTGGTTACGGTGTTTGCACTGCATCCCACGACCAATCGACTTCTTCGAAACTTGATCCGACCCATCGCTCGTATCTCGAAGCGGGGGGCAAGTGTAATCGACAACGCCCTGGGGGCCGTCGCCGACCTGGCCGAATCTCCGAGGGTGCTGTGGCGCGCCTTTGCCCTGAGTCTCCTCAACCAGGGACTTCCCGTGGTTGCGGTGTACTGTCTCGCGATTCCACTCGCCGGAATGGATATCGACTGGTACTGGTTTGCGATCATCGTGCCATTCGTGACGCTGGCGAGCGTCATCCCGATCAGCCTCGGAGGAACGGGGGTTCGTGAGTATCTCTACGTTGCGTTGTTTGGGGCCGTTGGAATGCCGAGCGAAGCTGCACTGGCACTTTCGCTCTCACTCCTGGCCACAGCGATCGCATGGGCCATGGTGGGCTTTGCGATCTTCAGCATCGATCGTCAACGCGGAGATTTCCATGCCCCGAATCCCGCGTCCTGA
- a CDS encoding methyltransferase domain-containing protein, with amino-acid sequence MSLAERLHQSYGFERRVRVLSRHIESLLPKDASVLDVGCGDGTLDSLLASQRRDIAIQGIDVMVRPDALIPVREFDGFTIPHADDSFDCVVFVDVLHHSQDATQLLKEAKRVARRFIIIKDHRRNGLFARETLRFMDDVGNKRFGVDLPYHYWSHREWHDAFHELGLEIRQWNQSLGIYPWPASLLFDRGLHFVAQLGAKPTSQ; translated from the coding sequence GTGAGTTTGGCCGAACGGCTGCACCAATCGTACGGCTTTGAGCGCCGAGTCCGCGTGTTGTCTCGCCACATCGAGAGCCTGTTGCCAAAGGACGCATCCGTATTGGATGTCGGGTGCGGCGACGGCACACTCGATTCGTTGCTTGCATCACAGCGCAGAGACATCGCGATCCAGGGCATCGACGTAATGGTTCGGCCAGACGCGTTGATCCCCGTGCGCGAATTCGACGGCTTCACCATCCCCCACGCCGACGACTCCTTTGACTGCGTCGTCTTCGTAGACGTCTTGCACCACAGCCAGGACGCCACGCAGTTGTTGAAGGAAGCCAAGCGCGTGGCACGGCGCTTCATCATCATCAAAGACCATAGAAGGAACGGATTGTTCGCCCGAGAAACCCTTCGCTTCATGGACGACGTCGGCAACAAAAGGTTCGGGGTCGATCTGCCGTATCATTACTGGAGCCATCGAGAGTGGCATGATGCATTTCACGAACTCGGGCTGGAGATCAGGCAGTGGAACCAGTCCCTGGGCATCTACCCGTGGCCCGCCAGCCTGTTGTTTGATCGAGGTTTGCACTTCGTGGCGCAACTTGGCGCAAAGCCCACGAGCCAATGA
- a CDS encoding glycosyltransferase family 2 protein has translation MYRGLRVIAMAPVLNEESKIGEVVRRTPRPLVDEMLVIDDGSTDRSAEVARDLGARVISMGRVVGVGAALRAGYAEAVKGGFDVAVVMAGNNKDSPEEIPSLLDPIVDAAADFVQGSRFLKAEANFGPMPFYRKVATRVHPLLFSLVARRWVTESTNGFRAVHRRVLEDPAIDLDQAWLDEYELEPYLYLRAIRCGYKIAEVPVTKVYPPKALGQTKMKPITGWWSILRPLVLLGLGIRK, from the coding sequence GTGTATCGTGGATTGCGCGTCATCGCGATGGCGCCCGTGCTCAACGAAGAATCAAAGATCGGCGAGGTCGTGCGTCGCACGCCGCGTCCCCTCGTCGACGAGATGCTCGTCATCGATGATGGTTCGACGGACCGTTCGGCCGAAGTCGCGCGGGATCTCGGAGCAAGGGTGATCTCCATGGGCCGGGTTGTCGGTGTAGGAGCGGCGTTGCGTGCGGGTTACGCCGAAGCGGTGAAGGGTGGTTTTGACGTGGCCGTCGTGATGGCTGGCAACAACAAAGACTCACCCGAAGAGATCCCCAGCTTGCTTGATCCGATCGTCGACGCCGCTGCCGACTTTGTGCAGGGTTCGCGCTTCTTGAAAGCCGAGGCCAACTTTGGCCCCATGCCCTTTTATCGCAAGGTTGCAACTCGCGTGCACCCCCTGCTCTTCTCATTGGTCGCGCGACGCTGGGTCACGGAATCGACCAACGGATTTCGAGCCGTGCACCGGCGTGTTCTCGAAGACCCGGCGATCGACCTGGACCAGGCCTGGCTCGACGAATATGAACTCGAACCTTACCTCTACCTTCGAGCGATCCGATGCGGTTACAAGATCGCCGAAGTTCCTGTCACGAAGGTGTATCCTCCTAAGGCGCTCGGGCAGACCAAGATGAAGCCCATAACCGGCTGGTGGTCCATTTTGCGCCCACTAGTTTTATTGGGTCTCGGAATCAGGAAGTAA